A genome region from Festucalex cinctus isolate MCC-2025b chromosome 17, RoL_Fcin_1.0, whole genome shotgun sequence includes the following:
- the rhbdf1b gene encoding inactive rhomboid protein 1 isoform X4: MAELGARNKPPRLKVDIPIIQLTSDNTSIQKESLKRQRSVSMPGANPQGCMAALEASRNYLRPPLEQMPSLTSSKGGTADWFGVSKDSDSSQRWRRKSLQHCSHLYGGLKAQAMRGMELPSQDNLSLASTETPPPLYLTSHHHSHHHHHHHHGMQRIVDPLARGRPFRTTEEVDGFGVPPVPTNACTASLCSFSSSRSALSRLPRRRKRESVAVMSLKAAAALMKGRALGDGAAGRHRRRSFLSPSFFEDDTVDFPDDLDTSFFTGEGLPDELSSYADEVFETASEAARHQPDESELTGSALDRNELERSHLMLPLERGWRKAKAGSLVQPKVRLNQEVGSRRRGQRIAVPVKKLFAREKRPYGLGMVGRLTNRTYRKQIDSFVKRQIDDMDDHRPFFSYWITFVHLLITILAVSIHGIAPVGFSQHETVDSVLRNKGVYENVKFVQQENFWIGPSSEALIHLGAKFSPCMRQDREIHKLVQETRVQERKSGCCVRNDRSGCLQTLQEECSTTLAMWVKWPQHPSAPYLNGELRQYGAVCHQDPRICQEPASVSPHEWPEDITKWPICTRYNFVNHTNLPHIDCTITGRPCCIGTKGRCEITSREYCDFMHGYFHEEATLCSQVACMDDVCGLLPFLNPEVPDQFSRLWLSLFLHAGILHCLVSVLFQMTVLRDLEKLAGWLRISIIYMFSGITGNLASAIFLPYRAEVGPAGSQFGILACLFVELFQSWQILERPWRAFGKLFAISVFFFSFGLLPWIDNFAHVCGFVSGFFLSFAFLPYISFGRSDMYRKRVQICVFLLVFAALLSSLAVLFYVYPVKCDWCEYLTCIPITDKFCEKYDLNANLL, translated from the exons ATGGCTGAGCTAGGCGCCAGGAATAAGCCACCTCGCCTCAAAGTGGACATCCCAATCATCCAGCTAACATCTGACAACACATCCATACAAAAAGAG TCACTAAAACGCCAGCGCAGTGTCAGCATGCCGGGAGCAAACCCTCAGGGCTGCATGGCTGCCTTAGAAGCATCCAGAAACTACCTCAGACCTCCTCTGGAACAAATGCCCTCCTTGACGTCATCCAAGGG GGGTACGGCCGACTGGTTTGGGGTGAGCAAGGACAGTGACAGCAGCCAGcgatggaggaggaagagccTGCAGCACTGCAGTCATCTCTACGGGGGTCTGAAAGCTCAGGCGATGAGGGGCATGGAGCTGCCCAGCCAGGACAACCTCTCCCTGGCCAGCACTGAGACCCCTCCTCCGCTCTACCTGACATCCCACCACCACAGTCACCATCACCATCACCATCACCATGGCATGCAGAGG ATTGTGGACCCCCTTGCTCGTGGTCGGCCCTTTCGTACGACGGAAGAGGTAGATGGCTTCGGCGTGCCCCCGGTTCCCACCAACGCCTGCACGGCCTCCCTCTGCTCCTTTTCCAGCTCCCGCTCGGCCCTCAGCAGGCTGCCGCGGCGACGCAAACGGGAGTCCGTTGCCGTCATGAGCCTCAAAGCCGCCGCGGCACTGATGAAG GGCCGTGCGTTAGGCGACGGCGCCGCAGGACGACATCGCAGACGGAGTTTCCTGTCCCCGAGTTTCTTTGAAGATGATACCGTAGATTTTCCTGATGATCTGGACACATCGTTCTTCACTGGG GAGGGTCTGCCCGATGAGCTCTCCAGCTATGCAGATGAGGTTTTTGAGACGGCGTCAGAGGCCGCGCGCCATCAGCCGGATGAGAGCGAGCTCACTGGAAGTGCGCTGGATAGGAACGAACTGGAGAGGAGTCACCTGATGCT GCCATTAGAGAGAGGATGGCGCAAAGCAAAAGCCGGCTCACTCGTCCAACCCAAGGTGCGACTGAACCAAGAAGTGGGGAGTCGGCGGCGCGGGCAAAGGATCGCGGTGCCCGTCAAAAAGCTGTTCGCCCGAGAGAAGAGGCCTTACGGGCTCGGCATGGTCGGCCGGCTCACCAACCGAACGTACCGAAAGCAAATAGACAGCTTTGTCAAGAGACAGATTGACGACATGGACGATCACAG GCCTTTCTTCAGCTATTGGATCACATTTGTCCATTTACTTATCACCATCCTGGCTGTCAGCATCCACGGCATCGCTCCTGTGGGCTTCTCACAACATGAAACGGTGGATTCG gTGTTAAGGAACAAGGGTGTGTAcgaaaatgtgaaatttgtgCAACAAGAAAATTTCTGGATTGGTCCGAGCTCA GAGGCACTGATCCATCTGGGAGCCAAATTTTCTCCATGCATGCGTCAGGATCGAGAGATCCACAAGCTGGTGCAGGAGACGAGGGTCCAAGAGAGAAAGTCGGGCTGCTGCGTGAGGAACGATCGCTCGGGATGTTTGCAGACTTTGCAGGAAGAGTGCTCG ACCACCTTGGCAATGTGGGTAAAGTGGCCTCAGCACCCCAGTGCTCCATATTTGAATGGTGAACTACGTCAATATGGTGCCGTTTGCCATCAGGATCCCAG AATTTGTCAGGAGCCTGCCTCTGTTTCTCCTCACGAGTGGCCTGAAGACATCACCAAGTGGCCA ATTTGCACACGGTACAATTTTGTGAACCACACCAATCTTCCCCACATAGATTGTACCATCACGGGCCGGCCCTGCTGCATTGGAACCAAAGGCCG ATGTGAAATCACTTCCAGAGAGTACTGCGACTTCATGCACGGCTACTTCCATGAAGAAGCCACTCTCTGCTCACAG GTGGCGTGCATGGATGACGTGTGTGGCCTTCTGCCTTTCCTCAACCCTGAAGTCCCAGACCAGTTTTCGCGACTGTGGCTGTCCCTCTTCCTTCACGCTGG GATTCTTCACTGCCTGGTGTCAGTATTGTTCCAAATGACAGTGCTTCGAGATCTGGAAAAGCTAGCTGGCTGGCTGCGGATCTCCATCATCTACATGTTTAGTGGCATCACAGGAAACCTGGCGTCAGCCATTTTTCTGCCCTACAGAGCAGAG GTCGGCCCCGCCGGCAGCCAGTTTGGCATCCTGGCGTGCCTCTTCGTGGAGCTCTTTCAGAGCTGGCAGATCCTGGAGAGGCCGTGGCGGGCGTTTGGAAAGCTCTTTGCCATCtccgtcttcttcttctccttcggtTTGCTGCCTTGGATCGACAACTTCGCCCACGTCTGCGGTTTCGTCTCAGGATTCTTCTTATCGTTCGCTTTCTTGCCGTACATCAG CTTCGGGCGCTCGGACATGTACCGCAAGAGGGTCCAGATCTGTGTTTTCCTGCTGGTTTTCGCAGCTCTGCTCTCGTCCCTGGCCGTCCTCTTCTACGTTTACCCCGTCAAGTGCGACTGGTGCGAGTACCTCACCTGCATCCCCATCACGGACAAGTTCTGCGAGAAATATGACCTGAACGCAAACCTCCTTTGA
- the rhbdf1b gene encoding inactive rhomboid protein 1 isoform X1, whose translation MAELGARNKPPRLKVDIPIIQLTSDNTSIQKESLKRQRSVSMPGANPQGCMAALEASRNYLRPPLEQMPSLTSSKGEKKVHFERVNTIPPKGRRCPRRVSTVRRRSCIPKILTRRRSSIPKQIIRGTADWFGVSKDSDSSQRWRRKSLQHCSHLYGGLKAQAMRGMELPSQDNLSLASTETPPPLYLTSHHHSHHHHHHHHGMQRIVDPLARGRPFRTTEEVDGFGVPPVPTNACTASLCSFSSSRSALSRLPRRRKRESVAVMSLKAAAALMKGRALGDGAAGRHRRRSFLSPSFFEDDTVDFPDDLDTSFFTGEGLPDELSSYADEVFETASEAARHQPDESELTGSALDRNELERSHLMLPLERGWRKAKAGSLVQPKVRLNQEVGSRRRGQRIAVPVKKLFAREKRPYGLGMVGRLTNRTYRKQIDSFVKRQIDDMDDHRPFFSYWITFVHLLITILAVSIHGIAPVGFSQHETVDSVLRNKGVYENVKFVQQENFWIGPSSEALIHLGAKFSPCMRQDREIHKLVQETRVQERKSGCCVRNDRSGCLQTLQEECSTTLAMWVKWPQHPSAPYLNGELRQYGAVCHQDPRICQEPASVSPHEWPEDITKWPICTRYNFVNHTNLPHIDCTITGRPCCIGTKGRCEITSREYCDFMHGYFHEEATLCSQVACMDDVCGLLPFLNPEVPDQFSRLWLSLFLHAGILHCLVSVLFQMTVLRDLEKLAGWLRISIIYMFSGITGNLASAIFLPYRAEVGPAGSQFGILACLFVELFQSWQILERPWRAFGKLFAISVFFFSFGLLPWIDNFAHVCGFVSGFFLSFAFLPYISFGRSDMYRKRVQICVFLLVFAALLSSLAVLFYVYPVKCDWCEYLTCIPITDKFCEKYDLNANLL comes from the exons ATGGCTGAGCTAGGCGCCAGGAATAAGCCACCTCGCCTCAAAGTGGACATCCCAATCATCCAGCTAACATCTGACAACACATCCATACAAAAAGAG TCACTAAAACGCCAGCGCAGTGTCAGCATGCCGGGAGCAAACCCTCAGGGCTGCATGGCTGCCTTAGAAGCATCCAGAAACTACCTCAGACCTCCTCTGGAACAAATGCCCTCCTTGACGTCATCCAAGGG TGAGAAAAAAGTGCACTTTGAGCGAGTCAACACAATCCCCCCTAAAGGCCGACGGTGCCCCAGGAGGGTGTCCACCGTCCGAAGGCGGTCCTGCATCCCCAAAATACTGACTCGGCGACGCTCGTCGATACCCAAACAGATTATCAG GGGTACGGCCGACTGGTTTGGGGTGAGCAAGGACAGTGACAGCAGCCAGcgatggaggaggaagagccTGCAGCACTGCAGTCATCTCTACGGGGGTCTGAAAGCTCAGGCGATGAGGGGCATGGAGCTGCCCAGCCAGGACAACCTCTCCCTGGCCAGCACTGAGACCCCTCCTCCGCTCTACCTGACATCCCACCACCACAGTCACCATCACCATCACCATCACCATGGCATGCAGAGG ATTGTGGACCCCCTTGCTCGTGGTCGGCCCTTTCGTACGACGGAAGAGGTAGATGGCTTCGGCGTGCCCCCGGTTCCCACCAACGCCTGCACGGCCTCCCTCTGCTCCTTTTCCAGCTCCCGCTCGGCCCTCAGCAGGCTGCCGCGGCGACGCAAACGGGAGTCCGTTGCCGTCATGAGCCTCAAAGCCGCCGCGGCACTGATGAAG GGCCGTGCGTTAGGCGACGGCGCCGCAGGACGACATCGCAGACGGAGTTTCCTGTCCCCGAGTTTCTTTGAAGATGATACCGTAGATTTTCCTGATGATCTGGACACATCGTTCTTCACTGGG GAGGGTCTGCCCGATGAGCTCTCCAGCTATGCAGATGAGGTTTTTGAGACGGCGTCAGAGGCCGCGCGCCATCAGCCGGATGAGAGCGAGCTCACTGGAAGTGCGCTGGATAGGAACGAACTGGAGAGGAGTCACCTGATGCT GCCATTAGAGAGAGGATGGCGCAAAGCAAAAGCCGGCTCACTCGTCCAACCCAAGGTGCGACTGAACCAAGAAGTGGGGAGTCGGCGGCGCGGGCAAAGGATCGCGGTGCCCGTCAAAAAGCTGTTCGCCCGAGAGAAGAGGCCTTACGGGCTCGGCATGGTCGGCCGGCTCACCAACCGAACGTACCGAAAGCAAATAGACAGCTTTGTCAAGAGACAGATTGACGACATGGACGATCACAG GCCTTTCTTCAGCTATTGGATCACATTTGTCCATTTACTTATCACCATCCTGGCTGTCAGCATCCACGGCATCGCTCCTGTGGGCTTCTCACAACATGAAACGGTGGATTCG gTGTTAAGGAACAAGGGTGTGTAcgaaaatgtgaaatttgtgCAACAAGAAAATTTCTGGATTGGTCCGAGCTCA GAGGCACTGATCCATCTGGGAGCCAAATTTTCTCCATGCATGCGTCAGGATCGAGAGATCCACAAGCTGGTGCAGGAGACGAGGGTCCAAGAGAGAAAGTCGGGCTGCTGCGTGAGGAACGATCGCTCGGGATGTTTGCAGACTTTGCAGGAAGAGTGCTCG ACCACCTTGGCAATGTGGGTAAAGTGGCCTCAGCACCCCAGTGCTCCATATTTGAATGGTGAACTACGTCAATATGGTGCCGTTTGCCATCAGGATCCCAG AATTTGTCAGGAGCCTGCCTCTGTTTCTCCTCACGAGTGGCCTGAAGACATCACCAAGTGGCCA ATTTGCACACGGTACAATTTTGTGAACCACACCAATCTTCCCCACATAGATTGTACCATCACGGGCCGGCCCTGCTGCATTGGAACCAAAGGCCG ATGTGAAATCACTTCCAGAGAGTACTGCGACTTCATGCACGGCTACTTCCATGAAGAAGCCACTCTCTGCTCACAG GTGGCGTGCATGGATGACGTGTGTGGCCTTCTGCCTTTCCTCAACCCTGAAGTCCCAGACCAGTTTTCGCGACTGTGGCTGTCCCTCTTCCTTCACGCTGG GATTCTTCACTGCCTGGTGTCAGTATTGTTCCAAATGACAGTGCTTCGAGATCTGGAAAAGCTAGCTGGCTGGCTGCGGATCTCCATCATCTACATGTTTAGTGGCATCACAGGAAACCTGGCGTCAGCCATTTTTCTGCCCTACAGAGCAGAG GTCGGCCCCGCCGGCAGCCAGTTTGGCATCCTGGCGTGCCTCTTCGTGGAGCTCTTTCAGAGCTGGCAGATCCTGGAGAGGCCGTGGCGGGCGTTTGGAAAGCTCTTTGCCATCtccgtcttcttcttctccttcggtTTGCTGCCTTGGATCGACAACTTCGCCCACGTCTGCGGTTTCGTCTCAGGATTCTTCTTATCGTTCGCTTTCTTGCCGTACATCAG CTTCGGGCGCTCGGACATGTACCGCAAGAGGGTCCAGATCTGTGTTTTCCTGCTGGTTTTCGCAGCTCTGCTCTCGTCCCTGGCCGTCCTCTTCTACGTTTACCCCGTCAAGTGCGACTGGTGCGAGTACCTCACCTGCATCCCCATCACGGACAAGTTCTGCGAGAAATATGACCTGAACGCAAACCTCCTTTGA
- the rhbdf1b gene encoding inactive rhomboid protein 1 isoform X2: MAELGARNKPPRLKVDIPIIQLTSDNTSIQKESLKRQRSVSMPGANPQGCMAALEASRNYLRPPLEQMPSLTSSKGEKKVHFERVNTIPPKGRRCPRRVSTVRRRSCIPKILTRRRSSIPKQIIRGTADWFGVSKDSDSSQRWRRKSLQHCSHLYGGLKAQAMRGMELPSQDNLSLASTETPPPLYLTSHHHSHHHHHHHHGMQRIVDPLARGRPFRTTEEVDGFGVPPVPTNACTASLCSFSSSRSALSRLPRRRKRESVAVMSLKAAAALMKGRALGDGAAGRHRRRSFLSPSFFEDDTVDFPDDLDTSFFTGEGLPDELSSYADEVFETASEAARHQPDESELTGSALDRNELERSHLMLPLERGWRKAKAGSLVQPKVRLNQEVGSRRRGQRIAVPVKKLFAREKRPYGLGMVGRLTNRTYRKQIDSFVKRQIDDMDDHRPFFSYWITFVHLLITILAVSIHGIAPVGFSQHETVDSEALIHLGAKFSPCMRQDREIHKLVQETRVQERKSGCCVRNDRSGCLQTLQEECSTTLAMWVKWPQHPSAPYLNGELRQYGAVCHQDPRICQEPASVSPHEWPEDITKWPICTRYNFVNHTNLPHIDCTITGRPCCIGTKGRCEITSREYCDFMHGYFHEEATLCSQVACMDDVCGLLPFLNPEVPDQFSRLWLSLFLHAGILHCLVSVLFQMTVLRDLEKLAGWLRISIIYMFSGITGNLASAIFLPYRAEVGPAGSQFGILACLFVELFQSWQILERPWRAFGKLFAISVFFFSFGLLPWIDNFAHVCGFVSGFFLSFAFLPYISFGRSDMYRKRVQICVFLLVFAALLSSLAVLFYVYPVKCDWCEYLTCIPITDKFCEKYDLNANLL; the protein is encoded by the exons ATGGCTGAGCTAGGCGCCAGGAATAAGCCACCTCGCCTCAAAGTGGACATCCCAATCATCCAGCTAACATCTGACAACACATCCATACAAAAAGAG TCACTAAAACGCCAGCGCAGTGTCAGCATGCCGGGAGCAAACCCTCAGGGCTGCATGGCTGCCTTAGAAGCATCCAGAAACTACCTCAGACCTCCTCTGGAACAAATGCCCTCCTTGACGTCATCCAAGGG TGAGAAAAAAGTGCACTTTGAGCGAGTCAACACAATCCCCCCTAAAGGCCGACGGTGCCCCAGGAGGGTGTCCACCGTCCGAAGGCGGTCCTGCATCCCCAAAATACTGACTCGGCGACGCTCGTCGATACCCAAACAGATTATCAG GGGTACGGCCGACTGGTTTGGGGTGAGCAAGGACAGTGACAGCAGCCAGcgatggaggaggaagagccTGCAGCACTGCAGTCATCTCTACGGGGGTCTGAAAGCTCAGGCGATGAGGGGCATGGAGCTGCCCAGCCAGGACAACCTCTCCCTGGCCAGCACTGAGACCCCTCCTCCGCTCTACCTGACATCCCACCACCACAGTCACCATCACCATCACCATCACCATGGCATGCAGAGG ATTGTGGACCCCCTTGCTCGTGGTCGGCCCTTTCGTACGACGGAAGAGGTAGATGGCTTCGGCGTGCCCCCGGTTCCCACCAACGCCTGCACGGCCTCCCTCTGCTCCTTTTCCAGCTCCCGCTCGGCCCTCAGCAGGCTGCCGCGGCGACGCAAACGGGAGTCCGTTGCCGTCATGAGCCTCAAAGCCGCCGCGGCACTGATGAAG GGCCGTGCGTTAGGCGACGGCGCCGCAGGACGACATCGCAGACGGAGTTTCCTGTCCCCGAGTTTCTTTGAAGATGATACCGTAGATTTTCCTGATGATCTGGACACATCGTTCTTCACTGGG GAGGGTCTGCCCGATGAGCTCTCCAGCTATGCAGATGAGGTTTTTGAGACGGCGTCAGAGGCCGCGCGCCATCAGCCGGATGAGAGCGAGCTCACTGGAAGTGCGCTGGATAGGAACGAACTGGAGAGGAGTCACCTGATGCT GCCATTAGAGAGAGGATGGCGCAAAGCAAAAGCCGGCTCACTCGTCCAACCCAAGGTGCGACTGAACCAAGAAGTGGGGAGTCGGCGGCGCGGGCAAAGGATCGCGGTGCCCGTCAAAAAGCTGTTCGCCCGAGAGAAGAGGCCTTACGGGCTCGGCATGGTCGGCCGGCTCACCAACCGAACGTACCGAAAGCAAATAGACAGCTTTGTCAAGAGACAGATTGACGACATGGACGATCACAG GCCTTTCTTCAGCTATTGGATCACATTTGTCCATTTACTTATCACCATCCTGGCTGTCAGCATCCACGGCATCGCTCCTGTGGGCTTCTCACAACATGAAACGGTGGATTCG GAGGCACTGATCCATCTGGGAGCCAAATTTTCTCCATGCATGCGTCAGGATCGAGAGATCCACAAGCTGGTGCAGGAGACGAGGGTCCAAGAGAGAAAGTCGGGCTGCTGCGTGAGGAACGATCGCTCGGGATGTTTGCAGACTTTGCAGGAAGAGTGCTCG ACCACCTTGGCAATGTGGGTAAAGTGGCCTCAGCACCCCAGTGCTCCATATTTGAATGGTGAACTACGTCAATATGGTGCCGTTTGCCATCAGGATCCCAG AATTTGTCAGGAGCCTGCCTCTGTTTCTCCTCACGAGTGGCCTGAAGACATCACCAAGTGGCCA ATTTGCACACGGTACAATTTTGTGAACCACACCAATCTTCCCCACATAGATTGTACCATCACGGGCCGGCCCTGCTGCATTGGAACCAAAGGCCG ATGTGAAATCACTTCCAGAGAGTACTGCGACTTCATGCACGGCTACTTCCATGAAGAAGCCACTCTCTGCTCACAG GTGGCGTGCATGGATGACGTGTGTGGCCTTCTGCCTTTCCTCAACCCTGAAGTCCCAGACCAGTTTTCGCGACTGTGGCTGTCCCTCTTCCTTCACGCTGG GATTCTTCACTGCCTGGTGTCAGTATTGTTCCAAATGACAGTGCTTCGAGATCTGGAAAAGCTAGCTGGCTGGCTGCGGATCTCCATCATCTACATGTTTAGTGGCATCACAGGAAACCTGGCGTCAGCCATTTTTCTGCCCTACAGAGCAGAG GTCGGCCCCGCCGGCAGCCAGTTTGGCATCCTGGCGTGCCTCTTCGTGGAGCTCTTTCAGAGCTGGCAGATCCTGGAGAGGCCGTGGCGGGCGTTTGGAAAGCTCTTTGCCATCtccgtcttcttcttctccttcggtTTGCTGCCTTGGATCGACAACTTCGCCCACGTCTGCGGTTTCGTCTCAGGATTCTTCTTATCGTTCGCTTTCTTGCCGTACATCAG CTTCGGGCGCTCGGACATGTACCGCAAGAGGGTCCAGATCTGTGTTTTCCTGCTGGTTTTCGCAGCTCTGCTCTCGTCCCTGGCCGTCCTCTTCTACGTTTACCCCGTCAAGTGCGACTGGTGCGAGTACCTCACCTGCATCCCCATCACGGACAAGTTCTGCGAGAAATATGACCTGAACGCAAACCTCCTTTGA
- the rhbdf1b gene encoding inactive rhomboid protein 1 isoform X3, which produces MPGANPQGCMAALEASRNYLRPPLEQMPSLTSSKGEKKVHFERVNTIPPKGRRCPRRVSTVRRRSCIPKILTRRRSSIPKQIIRGTADWFGVSKDSDSSQRWRRKSLQHCSHLYGGLKAQAMRGMELPSQDNLSLASTETPPPLYLTSHHHSHHHHHHHHGMQRIVDPLARGRPFRTTEEVDGFGVPPVPTNACTASLCSFSSSRSALSRLPRRRKRESVAVMSLKAAAALMKGRALGDGAAGRHRRRSFLSPSFFEDDTVDFPDDLDTSFFTGEGLPDELSSYADEVFETASEAARHQPDESELTGSALDRNELERSHLMLPLERGWRKAKAGSLVQPKVRLNQEVGSRRRGQRIAVPVKKLFAREKRPYGLGMVGRLTNRTYRKQIDSFVKRQIDDMDDHRPFFSYWITFVHLLITILAVSIHGIAPVGFSQHETVDSVLRNKGVYENVKFVQQENFWIGPSSEALIHLGAKFSPCMRQDREIHKLVQETRVQERKSGCCVRNDRSGCLQTLQEECSTTLAMWVKWPQHPSAPYLNGELRQYGAVCHQDPRICQEPASVSPHEWPEDITKWPICTRYNFVNHTNLPHIDCTITGRPCCIGTKGRCEITSREYCDFMHGYFHEEATLCSQVACMDDVCGLLPFLNPEVPDQFSRLWLSLFLHAGILHCLVSVLFQMTVLRDLEKLAGWLRISIIYMFSGITGNLASAIFLPYRAEVGPAGSQFGILACLFVELFQSWQILERPWRAFGKLFAISVFFFSFGLLPWIDNFAHVCGFVSGFFLSFAFLPYISFGRSDMYRKRVQICVFLLVFAALLSSLAVLFYVYPVKCDWCEYLTCIPITDKFCEKYDLNANLL; this is translated from the exons ATGCCGGGAGCAAACCCTCAGGGCTGCATGGCTGCCTTAGAAGCATCCAGAAACTACCTCAGACCTCCTCTGGAACAAATGCCCTCCTTGACGTCATCCAAGGG TGAGAAAAAAGTGCACTTTGAGCGAGTCAACACAATCCCCCCTAAAGGCCGACGGTGCCCCAGGAGGGTGTCCACCGTCCGAAGGCGGTCCTGCATCCCCAAAATACTGACTCGGCGACGCTCGTCGATACCCAAACAGATTATCAG GGGTACGGCCGACTGGTTTGGGGTGAGCAAGGACAGTGACAGCAGCCAGcgatggaggaggaagagccTGCAGCACTGCAGTCATCTCTACGGGGGTCTGAAAGCTCAGGCGATGAGGGGCATGGAGCTGCCCAGCCAGGACAACCTCTCCCTGGCCAGCACTGAGACCCCTCCTCCGCTCTACCTGACATCCCACCACCACAGTCACCATCACCATCACCATCACCATGGCATGCAGAGG ATTGTGGACCCCCTTGCTCGTGGTCGGCCCTTTCGTACGACGGAAGAGGTAGATGGCTTCGGCGTGCCCCCGGTTCCCACCAACGCCTGCACGGCCTCCCTCTGCTCCTTTTCCAGCTCCCGCTCGGCCCTCAGCAGGCTGCCGCGGCGACGCAAACGGGAGTCCGTTGCCGTCATGAGCCTCAAAGCCGCCGCGGCACTGATGAAG GGCCGTGCGTTAGGCGACGGCGCCGCAGGACGACATCGCAGACGGAGTTTCCTGTCCCCGAGTTTCTTTGAAGATGATACCGTAGATTTTCCTGATGATCTGGACACATCGTTCTTCACTGGG GAGGGTCTGCCCGATGAGCTCTCCAGCTATGCAGATGAGGTTTTTGAGACGGCGTCAGAGGCCGCGCGCCATCAGCCGGATGAGAGCGAGCTCACTGGAAGTGCGCTGGATAGGAACGAACTGGAGAGGAGTCACCTGATGCT GCCATTAGAGAGAGGATGGCGCAAAGCAAAAGCCGGCTCACTCGTCCAACCCAAGGTGCGACTGAACCAAGAAGTGGGGAGTCGGCGGCGCGGGCAAAGGATCGCGGTGCCCGTCAAAAAGCTGTTCGCCCGAGAGAAGAGGCCTTACGGGCTCGGCATGGTCGGCCGGCTCACCAACCGAACGTACCGAAAGCAAATAGACAGCTTTGTCAAGAGACAGATTGACGACATGGACGATCACAG GCCTTTCTTCAGCTATTGGATCACATTTGTCCATTTACTTATCACCATCCTGGCTGTCAGCATCCACGGCATCGCTCCTGTGGGCTTCTCACAACATGAAACGGTGGATTCG gTGTTAAGGAACAAGGGTGTGTAcgaaaatgtgaaatttgtgCAACAAGAAAATTTCTGGATTGGTCCGAGCTCA GAGGCACTGATCCATCTGGGAGCCAAATTTTCTCCATGCATGCGTCAGGATCGAGAGATCCACAAGCTGGTGCAGGAGACGAGGGTCCAAGAGAGAAAGTCGGGCTGCTGCGTGAGGAACGATCGCTCGGGATGTTTGCAGACTTTGCAGGAAGAGTGCTCG ACCACCTTGGCAATGTGGGTAAAGTGGCCTCAGCACCCCAGTGCTCCATATTTGAATGGTGAACTACGTCAATATGGTGCCGTTTGCCATCAGGATCCCAG AATTTGTCAGGAGCCTGCCTCTGTTTCTCCTCACGAGTGGCCTGAAGACATCACCAAGTGGCCA ATTTGCACACGGTACAATTTTGTGAACCACACCAATCTTCCCCACATAGATTGTACCATCACGGGCCGGCCCTGCTGCATTGGAACCAAAGGCCG ATGTGAAATCACTTCCAGAGAGTACTGCGACTTCATGCACGGCTACTTCCATGAAGAAGCCACTCTCTGCTCACAG GTGGCGTGCATGGATGACGTGTGTGGCCTTCTGCCTTTCCTCAACCCTGAAGTCCCAGACCAGTTTTCGCGACTGTGGCTGTCCCTCTTCCTTCACGCTGG GATTCTTCACTGCCTGGTGTCAGTATTGTTCCAAATGACAGTGCTTCGAGATCTGGAAAAGCTAGCTGGCTGGCTGCGGATCTCCATCATCTACATGTTTAGTGGCATCACAGGAAACCTGGCGTCAGCCATTTTTCTGCCCTACAGAGCAGAG GTCGGCCCCGCCGGCAGCCAGTTTGGCATCCTGGCGTGCCTCTTCGTGGAGCTCTTTCAGAGCTGGCAGATCCTGGAGAGGCCGTGGCGGGCGTTTGGAAAGCTCTTTGCCATCtccgtcttcttcttctccttcggtTTGCTGCCTTGGATCGACAACTTCGCCCACGTCTGCGGTTTCGTCTCAGGATTCTTCTTATCGTTCGCTTTCTTGCCGTACATCAG CTTCGGGCGCTCGGACATGTACCGCAAGAGGGTCCAGATCTGTGTTTTCCTGCTGGTTTTCGCAGCTCTGCTCTCGTCCCTGGCCGTCCTCTTCTACGTTTACCCCGTCAAGTGCGACTGGTGCGAGTACCTCACCTGCATCCCCATCACGGACAAGTTCTGCGAGAAATATGACCTGAACGCAAACCTCCTTTGA